One genomic region from Cucumis melo cultivar AY chromosome 9, USDA_Cmelo_AY_1.0, whole genome shotgun sequence encodes:
- the LOC127151047 gene encoding uncharacterized protein LOC127151047: MVSERSNNETLEKTLGITRTKTAAAAVDTTMEKLLQRIQTPPIYPMGQPLPPSAQPSGQKRLHVPPSINRIAHPIRFYASLSVSPFRSSAATRAAGQQPSKLSNLYSSANLSVDSLQQPFFYRNGDDQHHNKSGIEAGESLAPSRYGQPYVRGLGINQTYRRAVFEVSTSLAETDLPMYSKNPVISLPHVPSNYITNSVAFSAQSLTHDNGKPILVCEHCKKQRHTKDQLWKLHGRPPKGNKRSSNEQQN, translated from the coding sequence atggtatcagagcgaagcaacaacgaaaccctagaaaaaaCTTTAGGAATCACCCGAACCAAAACagccgccgccgccgtggaCACCACCATGGAAAAACTACTCCAACGGATTCAGACGCCACCTATCTATCCAATGGGCCAACCCTTGCCACCGTCTGCACAACCTTCCGGCCAAAAACGACTTCACGTGCCGCCGTCCATTAATCGCATTGCCCATCCCATCCGCTTCTATGCGTCGTTGTCTGTCTCACCCTTCCGGTCATCCGCCGCCACACGCGCTGCCGGACAGCAACCTTCAAAACTGTCAAATCTGTACAGCAGTGCAAATCTGTCCGTTGACTCTTTACAGCAACCTTTCTTCTATAGGAACGGGGATGACCAACACCATAACAAATCGGGGATTGAAGCGGGCGAGTCATTGGCACCCTCCCGTTATGGACAGCCATATGTTCGTGGTCTCGGGATTAATCAAACCTACAGGAGAGCTGTTTTTGAAGTTAGTACATCCTTGGCAGAGACCGATctaccgatgtattccaagaacccggtaatTTCGCTTCCTCATGtgccttcaaattatataactaactCTGTTGCCTTTAGTGCTCAATCCTTGACCCATGATAATGGGAAACCAATCCTCGtttgtgagcactgcaagaaacaacgGCATACCAAGGATCAGCtttggaaactccacggtcggCCCCCAAAAGGTAACAAACGTTCCTCCAACGAGCAACAGAACTAA